In the genome of Halobacterium noricense, one region contains:
- a CDS encoding DUF5305 family protein, translated as MGEGTRWLRVRAVVSAWVPVLVAVLAVFALAGGWAAYTAHAAPGTTTEQSEQAHWTVTGEFQHSADVTRENPIFDVGTTLSNRSTYFTGASPVLDGRYVATYTGIDAAAASIDLDAALVMRSVGEDTVYWTDRTSLDEASVDDVQAGESTNIAFALNATRIANRQSAIQESLGQTPGDIEAFVAVRTAVNGTADGRPASLSLTHRLPISVDGDAYTVGPAETGSETVTTTETVTVTNEYGLLWTVGGPLLLLGGVSGLAILGVGRRRDAFALSENERDLLAFRDERAEFDEWVVRARLPDSVHDRQRAEAASLADVVDFAIDSDTGVVEDTETGTFYAISEQLLVAYEPPALARSADTDGDTRAGLLDGVYEQLDSIEDETDSETGESEATDGDHEETPRPQD; from the coding sequence ATGGGGGAGGGGACACGTTGGCTCAGGGTTCGGGCAGTCGTATCGGCGTGGGTTCCCGTACTAGTCGCGGTACTGGCGGTGTTCGCACTCGCGGGCGGGTGGGCAGCGTATACGGCTCACGCCGCGCCCGGAACCACCACGGAGCAGTCCGAGCAGGCGCACTGGACCGTTACGGGTGAGTTCCAGCACTCCGCGGACGTCACCCGCGAGAACCCGATTTTCGACGTGGGAACGACGCTCTCGAACCGCTCGACGTACTTCACGGGCGCGTCGCCCGTGCTCGACGGACGGTACGTCGCAACGTACACCGGCATCGACGCCGCGGCCGCGTCTATCGACCTCGACGCCGCGCTCGTTATGCGGTCGGTTGGTGAGGACACCGTTTACTGGACCGACCGAACATCGCTGGACGAGGCAAGCGTAGACGACGTACAGGCCGGTGAATCGACCAACATCGCCTTCGCGCTGAACGCCACTCGGATCGCGAACCGGCAGTCAGCGATTCAGGAGTCGCTCGGACAGACACCCGGCGACATTGAGGCGTTCGTCGCAGTCCGCACGGCCGTCAACGGAACCGCAGACGGGCGGCCTGCCTCGCTGTCGCTCACGCATCGTCTCCCCATCTCGGTCGACGGCGACGCGTACACCGTCGGCCCCGCGGAAACCGGCAGCGAAACCGTGACAACGACCGAGACGGTGACCGTCACCAACGAGTACGGCTTGCTGTGGACGGTCGGCGGCCCGCTACTCCTCCTCGGTGGCGTCAGCGGGCTCGCGATACTCGGCGTCGGGCGACGCCGGGACGCGTTCGCGCTGTCGGAGAATGAGCGCGACCTGCTCGCGTTCCGCGACGAGCGCGCGGAGTTCGACGAGTGGGTCGTGCGGGCCCGGCTTCCCGACTCCGTCCACGACCGACAGCGGGCAGAGGCGGCGTCGCTCGCGGACGTCGTGGACTTCGCTATCGACTCGGACACTGGCGTCGTCGAGGACACCGAAACCGGGACGTTCTACGCTATCTCCGAGCAACTGCTCGTCGCGTACGAACCACCCGCACTGGCTCGCAGCGCCGACACGGATGGCGACACGAGAGCCGGATTACTCGACGGTGTCTACGAACAACTCGATAGTATCGAAGACGAAACCGACAGCGAAACAGGCGAGAGCGAAGCGACCGACGGCGACCACGAGGAGACCCCGCGACCGCAGGACTAA
- a CDS encoding PPC domain-containing DNA-binding protein, with protein MNVREVTGGREFVARLDHGADWREEIESLAADEGIDAAWFVGMGAVQDAELWYYDQDDFEYQAARFEEPLEVAACVGNVADLDGEPFAHTHVTLSRRSGQALAGHLDRATVFAGELYVRELDTELVREHDDATDLDLWL; from the coding sequence ATGAACGTCCGCGAAGTCACCGGCGGCCGCGAGTTCGTTGCGCGACTCGACCACGGTGCCGACTGGCGCGAGGAAATCGAGTCGCTGGCGGCCGACGAGGGCATCGACGCCGCGTGGTTCGTCGGTATGGGCGCGGTCCAGGACGCCGAACTCTGGTACTACGACCAGGACGACTTCGAGTATCAGGCCGCGCGCTTCGAGGAACCACTGGAGGTCGCAGCCTGCGTCGGGAACGTCGCTGACCTCGACGGGGAACCCTTCGCGCACACGCACGTAACCCTCTCGCGGCGGTCCGGGCAGGCGCTGGCCGGGCACCTCGACCGCGCGACCGTGTTCGCCGGCGAGCTGTACGTCCGCGAGCTCGACACCGAGCTGGTCCGCGAGCACGACGACGCTACCGACCTCGACCTCTGGCTGTAA
- a CDS encoding DUF1102 domain-containing protein, with protein sequence MKRTLALAAALALAGTLAFPSVAAPLFSGPTDALDNDVELAPSSDYAYLDDGELVVDLSAANPDAEGVNDDAVTSIDDVFRVRYNGSQYAHVWLTHESDAVTFYANGEPVQSEAANVTLAPNETAAVGMRVDTTGETADGLIDEITIHARAAEPEDVAGSESGDTDTNSVSSSGSTVQTWAPDATSRRFVALDVSAGETTTFNASRLALDGTDGELTLDEADVATTGESLSLDVDATGTENSRSRVAERGAEALGAVSVADRLDSAGRATLRFSVPEGYFEARGIAPEHLAVYRDDGGTLSKLSVTMTGERGGRVRFETETPGFSTFVVAADRARLRVTDATLERASAAPGEAVAVTANISNEGSITGERTVTVSVDGSVVAERTVEVEASETATVTAQVAHDETGEHAVTVDGVDAGTLVVQADDTGNATTEQSPAENAADEPVREAAGFGLTDLLGLGAVLAIVAASLVLARRTPWR encoded by the coding sequence ATGAAACGCACCCTCGCACTCGCTGCGGCGCTCGCGCTCGCGGGAACACTCGCGTTCCCGTCGGTAGCCGCGCCGCTGTTCTCCGGGCCGACCGACGCCCTCGATAACGACGTTGAGCTCGCGCCGAGCAGTGACTACGCGTACCTCGACGACGGCGAGCTCGTCGTCGACCTGTCGGCGGCGAACCCCGACGCGGAGGGCGTGAACGACGACGCCGTGACGAGCATCGATGACGTGTTTCGGGTGAGGTACAATGGCTCGCAGTACGCGCACGTATGGCTCACTCACGAGTCCGATGCGGTGACGTTCTACGCGAACGGCGAGCCCGTACAGTCCGAGGCAGCGAACGTGACGCTCGCACCGAACGAGACAGCCGCGGTTGGGATGCGTGTGGACACGACCGGTGAGACCGCGGACGGGCTCATCGATGAAATTACAATTCACGCGCGGGCGGCCGAGCCCGAGGACGTCGCCGGCAGCGAGAGTGGAGACACAGATACAAACTCGGTCTCGTCCAGCGGGTCGACAGTACAGACGTGGGCGCCCGACGCGACTTCGCGGCGGTTCGTCGCGCTCGATGTGAGTGCGGGGGAGACGACGACCTTCAACGCATCCAGACTCGCCCTGGACGGTACGGACGGCGAACTCACGCTCGACGAAGCCGACGTCGCGACCACGGGCGAGTCGCTGTCGCTGGACGTCGACGCGACCGGGACCGAGAACTCGCGCTCTCGAGTAGCCGAGCGAGGCGCGGAGGCACTCGGCGCGGTCAGCGTGGCGGACCGGCTGGACAGCGCGGGGCGCGCGACGTTGCGGTTCAGCGTCCCCGAGGGGTACTTCGAGGCGCGCGGTATCGCGCCCGAGCACCTCGCTGTCTACCGCGACGACGGCGGCACACTCTCGAAACTCTCCGTGACGATGACCGGCGAGCGCGGCGGTCGCGTGCGGTTCGAGACCGAGACACCTGGATTCTCGACGTTCGTGGTGGCCGCAGACCGTGCACGCCTCCGAGTCACCGACGCGACGCTCGAACGTGCGAGCGCTGCACCCGGAGAGGCCGTCGCGGTGACGGCGAACATCTCGAACGAGGGCAGCATCACGGGTGAGCGGACCGTCACGGTGTCCGTCGACGGGAGCGTCGTCGCGGAGCGTACGGTCGAGGTCGAAGCCAGCGAAACCGCGACCGTGACGGCGCAAGTCGCGCACGACGAGACCGGCGAGCACGCGGTCACCGTGGACGGCGTCGACGCCGGGACCCTCGTCGTGCAGGCCGACGATACGGGTAACGCGACCACAGAACAGTCCCCGGCCGAGAACGCAGCCGACGAGCCTGTGCGGGAGGCGGCCGGATTCGGGCTGACTGACTTGCTCGGACTGGGAGCGGTCCTCGCGATCGTCGCGGCGTCGCTCGTGCTCGCACGGAGGACACCGTGGCGATGA
- a CDS encoding DUF7344 domain-containing protein, whose amino-acid sequence MSSASQHRGQGKPADTGEGEPGDEVSTEPPTEDELFDVLSNRRRRYAAHALKAADSTAEIGDVAEQVAAWEYGVDVDQVSYEERKRVYTALQQSHLPKMDDVGVVNFDKNRGTVEPTDSLDDIEVYMDVVQGNEIPWSVYYLGLSGVAAALMAAVWTGAWPFAVLPDVAWGIAVTAMFAVSAVAHTYYARGQRIGATDEPPELRG is encoded by the coding sequence GTGTCATCGGCGTCACAACATCGGGGGCAGGGGAAGCCCGCCGATACAGGGGAGGGGGAACCGGGCGACGAGGTGTCAACTGAGCCGCCGACGGAGGACGAACTGTTCGACGTACTCTCGAACCGGCGGCGGCGGTATGCTGCACACGCGCTGAAAGCAGCGGATAGCACTGCCGAAATTGGAGACGTCGCCGAGCAGGTCGCCGCATGGGAGTACGGCGTCGACGTCGATCAGGTGTCCTACGAGGAGCGCAAGCGTGTCTACACCGCGCTCCAGCAGTCACACCTGCCGAAGATGGACGACGTCGGCGTCGTCAACTTCGACAAGAACCGTGGGACTGTCGAGCCCACGGACTCCCTCGACGACATCGAGGTCTACATGGACGTCGTGCAGGGCAACGAGATTCCGTGGAGCGTCTATTATCTCGGCCTCTCGGGGGTGGCAGCGGCCCTGATGGCGGCGGTCTGGACTGGCGCGTGGCCGTTCGCGGTGCTGCCGGACGTCGCGTGGGGGATTGCCGTCACTGCGATGTTCGCGGTCTCTGCAGTCGCGCACACGTACTATGCACGGGGGCAACGCATCGGAGCAACCGACGAACCACCGGAACTTCGGGGCTGA
- a CDS encoding DNA-directed DNA polymerase II large subunit, translated as MRPEDEAYFATLEAGLDEAFDVAERAKRRGEDPEPEVEIPVAKDMADRVENILGIDGVAERVRDLEGEMSREEAALELVEDFVEGRVGDYETKAGKVEGAVRTAVALLTEGVVAAPIEGIDRVEVNANDDGTEYVAVYYAGPIRSAGGTAQALSVLVADYARALLDIDRFKPRDDEIERYAEEVALYDSETGLQYSPKDKETKFITEHCPVMLDGEATGDEEVDGFRDLERIATNSARGGMCLVLAEGIALKAPKIQRYTRNLDEVEWPWLQDLIDGTIGESEADQGEASEDASGEAASEAEAADADDASEEPDGPPRVDPSNKFLRDLIAGRPVFGHPSNEGGFRLRYGRSRNHGFATAGIHPATMHLVDDFLATGTQIKTERPGKAAGIVPVDSIEGPTVKLANGDVRRIDDPEEALEVRNGVVEILDVGEYLVNYGEFVENNHELAPASYAPEWWIQDFEAAGADIQALRDSPYVDLEAPDADQALEWATDYDAPLHPKYTHLWHDVEVADFEVLADAVTDAEQEDGDLVVPNEDAVREPLEALLVEHTQDDDEIRIPDWRPFARSLGLTDDLAREWDDLSADAREWPNALAAVNEVAPFEVRERAPTRIGNRMGRPEKSESRDLSPAVHTLFPIGEAGGSQRDVSQAARHAPDMSDTPGELDVQLGVRECPDCGDHTFEPRCEDCGEWTDPHYECPDCNISADPDESGRVECPRCERELDNVEVQTVDVGAEYRNALQAVGERENAFDQLKGVQGLMSAEKVPEPMEKGVLRAKHDVSAFKDGTVRYDMTDLPVTSVKPSELDVTVEHFRELGYEEDIHGDPLEHDDQLVELRVQDIVLSDGAAEHMLQTADFVDDLLTQYYGLDAFYELEERDDLVGELVFGMAPHTSAAVVGRVIGFTSASVGYAHPYFHAAKRRNCFHPETKVWFEDEAGEWHHDPIKTLVENRLDPETADEDDFGTLVQELDGDVFVPSVTEDGDVVQKPVEAVSKHPAPDHMVRIEAESGRELTVTPDHEVQYWTGDGVDSAEACDLDGDESLLLSTRADSHPEPEVAAATDGGSTVLDDISEIEYVQSDTAHTYCLTVADTHSLFANGIAAKQCDGDEDCVMLLMDGLINFSKSYLPDQRGGSVAEDSRLVAVDPDGDVRFLTFEEFWSELESPIETDGKFRKRTCYAEGWQTYAFDDNHEASLEPIEKAIRYRADDDEQLVRVETQFGRSLEITEHHSLFRYDDGIEEVAGADLEAGDLVVAPRDLDVDTRETTLDVTDCVDDPYVVIDDDVEELLRTAWETTDRGSETHEAFDAGLAYRLSKSKIGFERFQQILAHSELDVPTDIEIGLEGSSLGITRTIEVDEDFAWLLGLFVAEGTTSSVNPCIHNADEDLIDRAADIATDKLGTEPGRRWSNRAYELRFPAVFREVLYSLGFENADSYDSSEKVVPECILHAPRSVVLDFLRGFIAGDGSDSSNDNVTTVSFHTTSDDVKDGIMFLLHRLGLVANVSTKTNRDGNRQDIHTVTVSGGANDNPLHRLLDGDDPYLPKSLVVSIPSTLMELREMDIAGVKQTIPKYLKRRDNISLEKLTEIVDTLDEQELPSQAEAALEELRPLVDGDLSYLRVKDIGSVDYDGYLYDLQVGGDPVFTANWLYAHNSMDAPLVMSSRIDPTEIDDEAHNMDVVSQYPREFYEATREMADPGEVEDLVEIAEESLGTDTEYAGFEHTHDTSDIHLGPSLSAYKTLGSMMDKMDAQLELARKLRAVDETDVAERVIEYHFLPDLIGNLRAFSRQETRCLDCGEKYRRMPLTGDCRECGGRVNLTVHEGSVNKYMDTAITVAEEYDCREYTKQRLEVLEASLESIFENDKNKQSGIADFM; from the coding sequence ATGCGGCCCGAGGACGAGGCCTACTTCGCGACCCTGGAAGCCGGCCTCGACGAGGCCTTCGACGTCGCCGAGCGCGCGAAGCGCCGCGGCGAGGACCCCGAGCCCGAGGTCGAGATTCCGGTCGCGAAGGACATGGCCGACCGCGTCGAGAACATCCTCGGCATCGACGGCGTCGCCGAGCGCGTGCGCGACCTCGAAGGCGAGATGAGCCGCGAGGAGGCCGCGCTCGAACTCGTCGAGGACTTCGTCGAGGGGCGCGTCGGCGACTACGAGACGAAAGCCGGCAAAGTCGAGGGCGCGGTCCGCACCGCGGTCGCACTCCTCACGGAGGGCGTAGTCGCGGCCCCCATCGAGGGCATCGACCGCGTCGAGGTCAACGCCAACGACGACGGCACCGAGTACGTCGCCGTCTACTACGCCGGCCCCATCCGGTCCGCGGGCGGGACCGCGCAGGCGCTGTCCGTGCTGGTCGCGGACTACGCCCGCGCGCTGCTGGACATCGACCGCTTCAAACCCCGCGACGACGAAATCGAGCGCTACGCCGAGGAGGTCGCCCTCTACGACTCCGAGACGGGCCTCCAGTACTCGCCGAAGGACAAGGAGACGAAGTTCATCACCGAGCACTGCCCCGTCATGCTCGACGGGGAGGCGACCGGCGACGAGGAAGTCGACGGCTTCCGCGACCTCGAACGCATCGCGACGAACTCCGCGCGCGGCGGGATGTGCCTCGTGCTCGCAGAAGGGATCGCGCTGAAAGCCCCCAAGATTCAGCGCTACACCCGAAATCTGGACGAGGTCGAGTGGCCGTGGCTGCAGGATCTCATCGACGGCACCATCGGGGAGAGCGAGGCCGACCAGGGGGAGGCCTCGGAGGACGCGAGCGGCGAAGCCGCGAGCGAAGCGGAGGCCGCCGACGCCGACGACGCCAGCGAGGAGCCCGACGGCCCGCCCCGCGTCGACCCGTCGAACAAGTTCCTCCGCGACCTCATCGCGGGCCGCCCGGTCTTCGGCCACCCCTCCAACGAGGGGGGCTTCCGCCTGCGCTACGGGCGCTCGCGCAACCACGGGTTCGCGACGGCGGGCATCCACCCCGCGACGATGCACCTCGTGGACGACTTCCTCGCGACCGGCACCCAAATCAAGACCGAGCGCCCGGGGAAGGCGGCGGGCATCGTGCCCGTCGACTCCATCGAGGGGCCGACCGTCAAGCTCGCGAACGGCGACGTCCGCCGCATCGACGACCCCGAGGAAGCCCTCGAAGTTCGGAACGGCGTCGTCGAAATCTTGGACGTCGGCGAGTACCTCGTGAACTACGGCGAGTTCGTCGAGAACAACCACGAGCTCGCGCCCGCCTCCTACGCCCCGGAGTGGTGGATTCAGGACTTCGAGGCAGCGGGTGCGGACATTCAGGCACTCCGAGATTCGCCGTACGTGGACCTCGAAGCCCCCGACGCCGACCAGGCGCTGGAGTGGGCGACCGACTACGACGCGCCCCTCCACCCGAAGTACACGCACCTCTGGCACGACGTCGAGGTCGCCGACTTCGAGGTACTCGCCGACGCCGTCACGGACGCCGAGCAGGAGGACGGCGACCTCGTCGTCCCCAACGAGGACGCGGTCCGCGAGCCGCTGGAAGCGCTGCTCGTCGAGCACACGCAGGACGACGACGAGATTCGGATTCCGGACTGGCGGCCGTTCGCGCGCTCCTTGGGCCTCACCGACGATTTGGCCCGGGAATGGGACGACCTCTCCGCGGACGCCCGCGAGTGGCCGAACGCGCTCGCCGCCGTCAACGAAGTCGCCCCGTTCGAGGTCCGCGAACGCGCGCCCACGCGCATCGGGAACCGTATGGGCCGCCCGGAGAAGTCCGAATCCCGCGACCTCTCCCCCGCGGTCCACACCCTCTTCCCCATCGGCGAAGCCGGCGGCAGCCAGCGCGACGTCAGCCAGGCCGCCCGGCACGCTCCCGACATGAGCGACACGCCCGGCGAACTCGACGTGCAACTGGGCGTCCGCGAGTGCCCGGACTGTGGCGACCACACGTTCGAGCCGCGCTGCGAGGACTGCGGCGAGTGGACCGACCCCCACTACGAGTGCCCGGACTGCAACATTAGCGCCGACCCCGACGAGTCCGGCCGCGTCGAGTGTCCGCGCTGCGAGCGCGAACTCGACAACGTCGAAGTCCAGACCGTCGACGTCGGCGCAGAGTACCGTAACGCGCTTCAGGCGGTCGGCGAGCGCGAGAACGCCTTCGACCAGCTCAAGGGCGTCCAGGGACTGATGTCCGCGGAGAAAGTCCCCGAACCCATGGAGAAGGGCGTTCTCCGCGCGAAACACGACGTCTCCGCGTTCAAGGACGGCACCGTCCGCTACGATATGACCGACCTCCCCGTCACGTCGGTCAAACCCAGCGAACTCGACGTCACCGTCGAACACTTCCGCGAACTCGGCTACGAGGAGGACATCCACGGCGACCCCCTCGAGCACGACGACCAACTGGTCGAACTCCGCGTGCAGGACATCGTACTCTCCGATGGGGCTGCCGAGCACATGCTCCAGACCGCGGACTTCGTCGACGACCTCCTCACCCAGTACTACGGCCTCGACGCCTTCTACGAATTGGAGGAACGCGACGACCTCGTCGGCGAACTCGTCTTCGGGATGGCGCCCCACACCTCTGCCGCCGTCGTCGGCAGAGTTATCGGCTTCACGTCAGCGTCGGTTGGCTACGCGCATCCGTACTTTCACGCCGCGAAGCGTCGGAACTGCTTCCACCCGGAGACGAAGGTGTGGTTCGAGGACGAAGCCGGCGAGTGGCACCACGACCCAATCAAGACACTCGTCGAGAATCGTCTCGACCCCGAAACAGCGGATGAGGACGACTTCGGGACGCTCGTCCAGGAGCTCGACGGTGACGTGTTTGTGCCGTCCGTGACTGAGGACGGTGACGTCGTACAGAAGCCGGTTGAGGCCGTCTCGAAGCATCCCGCACCCGACCACATGGTTCGTATCGAGGCCGAATCTGGTCGTGAACTTACCGTTACGCCGGACCACGAAGTCCAGTACTGGACCGGCGACGGCGTTGATTCCGCCGAAGCATGTGATCTCGACGGTGACGAGTCGCTACTGTTGAGCACGCGTGCAGACTCGCATCCCGAGCCAGAAGTGGCCGCGGCGACGGACGGCGGCTCGACGGTCCTCGACGACATCTCAGAGATAGAATACGTTCAGTCAGATACTGCACACACGTACTGTCTCACGGTCGCCGATACGCATTCGCTGTTCGCGAACGGTATTGCGGCAAAGCAGTGTGATGGTGACGAAGATTGCGTGATGCTCCTGATGGACGGCCTCATCAACTTCTCGAAGTCGTACCTGCCGGACCAGCGCGGTGGGAGTGTCGCCGAGGATTCTCGGCTCGTCGCTGTCGACCCGGACGGCGACGTTCGGTTCCTAACCTTCGAGGAGTTCTGGAGTGAGCTTGAATCGCCGATTGAAACGGACGGGAAGTTCCGCAAACGGACCTGTTACGCTGAGGGTTGGCAGACGTACGCGTTCGACGACAACCACGAGGCATCACTGGAACCAATCGAGAAAGCGATTCGCTACCGGGCGGATGACGACGAGCAACTCGTTCGCGTGGAGACGCAGTTCGGTCGGTCGCTGGAGATAACGGAACACCACAGCCTCTTCCGGTACGATGATGGTATCGAGGAAGTTGCCGGTGCGGACCTCGAAGCCGGTGATTTGGTTGTTGCCCCACGCGACCTCGATGTCGACACCCGGGAAACGACCCTGGATGTCACCGACTGTGTCGATGACCCGTACGTTGTCATCGACGATGATGTTGAGGAACTCTTACGGACGGCCTGGGAGACAACCGACCGAGGGAGCGAGACACATGAAGCGTTCGACGCGGGACTCGCATACCGACTCAGTAAGTCGAAAATCGGATTTGAGCGGTTCCAGCAGATTCTCGCCCACAGTGAACTTGACGTACCGACTGACATCGAGATCGGACTTGAAGGCTCCTCACTCGGCATTACGCGAACAATCGAGGTTGACGAGGACTTCGCCTGGCTCCTAGGCTTGTTCGTCGCTGAGGGAACTACCTCAAGCGTCAACCCCTGCATCCACAACGCCGACGAAGATCTCATCGACCGTGCGGCCGACATCGCTACGGATAAACTCGGGACCGAACCGGGACGACGCTGGTCGAATCGTGCCTACGAACTACGGTTCCCCGCCGTGTTCAGGGAGGTACTCTACTCGCTCGGCTTCGAGAACGCTGATTCGTATGATTCGAGCGAGAAGGTTGTTCCAGAGTGTATCCTCCACGCGCCGCGGTCGGTAGTGCTCGACTTCCTGCGAGGCTTTATTGCTGGTGACGGAAGCGACAGCTCCAACGACAACGTGACGACAGTTAGCTTCCACACGACCAGCGACGACGTGAAAGACGGAATCATGTTCCTCTTACACCGTCTCGGACTCGTCGCGAACGTTTCAACAAAAACGAACCGTGACGGCAACAGACAAGACATCCACACCGTAACGGTCTCCGGCGGCGCGAACGATAATCCGCTTCACCGACTTCTCGACGGAGACGATCCATATCTCCCCAAGAGTCTCGTCGTTTCGATTCCGTCTACGCTGATGGAACTCCGCGAGATGGATATTGCGGGCGTGAAACAGACGATTCCGAAGTACCTGAAGCGTCGCGACAACATCTCGTTGGAGAAACTCACCGAGATCGTCGATACGCTCGACGAACAGGAGTTGCCGTCGCAGGCCGAGGCCGCGCTTGAGGAACTACGCCCGCTTGTGGACGGGGACCTTTCGTATCTGCGCGTCAAAGATATTGGCTCCGTCGACTACGACGGGTATCTCTACGACCTCCAGGTCGGGGGCGACCCTGTTTTCACCGCGAACTGGCTGTACGCTCACAATTCCATGGACGCGCCGCTGGTGATGTCCTCGCGCATCGACCCCACTGAAATCGACGACGAGGCGCACAACATGGACGTCGTCAGCCAGTACCCGCGGGAGTTCTACGAGGCGACCCGCGAGATGGCCGACCCTGGTGAGGTCGAGGACCTCGTGGAGATTGCGGAGGAGAGCCTCGGCACCGACACGGAGTACGCGGGCTTCGAGCACACCCACGACACGTCGGACATCCACCTCGGGCCGAGCCTGTCGGCGTACAAGACGCTCGGGTCGATGATGGACAAGATGGACGCCCAGCTCGAATTGGCGCGCAAACTCCGGGCGGTCGACGAGACGGACGTCGCCGAGCGCGTCATCGAGTACCACTTCCTCCCGGACCTCATCGGGAACCTGCGCGCGTTCAGCCGCCAGGAGACGCGGTGTCTGGACTGCGGGGAGAAGTACCGCCGGATGCCGCTGACGGGCGACTGCCGGGAGTGTGGCGGGCGCGTGAATCTGACCGTCCACGAGGGCTCCGTAAACAAGTACATGGACACGGCAATCACGGTCGCCGAGGAGTACGACTGCCGCGAGTACACGAAACAGCGCCTGGAAGTCCTGGAGGCGAGTCTCGAGTCGATTTTCGAGAATGACAAGAACAAGCAGTCAGGCATCGCGGACTTCATGTAA
- a CDS encoding DUF7556 family protein — translation MATDAAQPANPSGTDVMASLDDEGPESRLVIADISCDEAWMSVTADHATALSAWR, via the coding sequence ATGGCGACTGACGCCGCGCAGCCGGCGAACCCGTCCGGCACCGACGTGATGGCCTCCCTCGACGACGAGGGCCCCGAGTCCCGACTCGTCATCGCGGACATTTCCTGCGACGAGGCGTGGATGTCGGTAACAGCGGACCACGCGACCGCGCTCTCGGCCTGGCGATAG
- a CDS encoding signal peptidase I yields MSVRRALTLGAEALVVLVVVALLVGQLLGTPVLLGYVETGSMEPTMEPGDGFVAIPTAIDSDVEEGDVIVFRAEELQGGGLTTHRVVGETDRGYITRGDANPFTDQDGGEPPVKDAQVVAKALQVGGTVVVVPNLGTLVTGLQGAFADVQRQLATATGTRALLGTQGIAYLLLGLSALLYVFDLFFATSGPDRSRDRDRDRDQGISPGLVVAALAAVLVIAATAAMVVPAGTQEFGIVSAEFASENPTVIEQGESAKLPYSVPNAGLVPVVAYVQPASEGVSVTPERVHVDGRGEAAVDVTLSAPEETGYYRRFVTEHRYLAVLPTSMIESLHGVHPWLPILVIDAALAGGMAVLGLVVLGGRRVRVRKRESRHDRSLWQRALRYLTR; encoded by the coding sequence ATGTCCGTCCGCCGCGCACTCACGCTCGGCGCTGAAGCCCTCGTCGTCCTCGTCGTCGTCGCTCTGCTCGTCGGCCAACTGCTCGGCACGCCCGTCCTGCTGGGGTACGTCGAAACTGGGAGCATGGAACCGACGATGGAGCCAGGGGACGGCTTCGTCGCGATACCGACGGCCATCGACAGCGACGTCGAGGAGGGTGACGTCATCGTCTTCCGCGCAGAGGAGCTCCAGGGCGGCGGCCTCACCACGCACCGCGTCGTCGGCGAGACCGACCGCGGGTACATCACCAGAGGTGACGCGAACCCGTTCACCGATCAGGACGGCGGCGAACCGCCCGTGAAGGACGCACAGGTCGTCGCGAAAGCGCTCCAGGTCGGCGGCACGGTGGTCGTCGTTCCGAACCTCGGCACGCTCGTCACCGGACTCCAGGGCGCGTTCGCCGACGTTCAGCGCCAACTCGCGACAGCGACCGGGACGCGCGCGCTGCTCGGCACGCAAGGCATCGCCTACCTCCTCCTAGGGCTGTCGGCGCTGCTGTACGTTTTCGACCTGTTCTTCGCAACGAGCGGTCCCGACCGGAGCCGCGACCGAGACCGTGACCGCGACCAGGGGATCTCGCCGGGACTCGTCGTCGCCGCCCTCGCTGCAGTGCTCGTAATCGCCGCGACCGCCGCGATGGTGGTGCCTGCGGGTACGCAGGAGTTCGGCATCGTGAGCGCGGAGTTCGCCTCCGAGAACCCCACAGTTATCGAGCAGGGTGAGTCCGCGAAGCTGCCGTACAGCGTTCCGAACGCCGGCCTCGTTCCGGTCGTCGCGTACGTCCAGCCGGCCAGCGAGGGCGTCTCGGTGACGCCCGAGCGCGTCCACGTCGACGGTCGCGGCGAAGCAGCCGTCGACGTCACGCTGTCCGCGCCCGAGGAGACGGGGTACTATCGGCGGTTCGTCACCGAGCACCGCTACCTCGCGGTGCTCCCGACTTCGATGATTGAGTCACTGCACGGCGTCCACCCGTGGCTCCCGATTCTCGTCATCGACGCCGCGCTCGCGGGCGGCATGGCGGTGCTCGGGCTGGTCGTGCTCGGTGGACGTCGCGTTCGCGTGCGGAAGCGGGAGTCGCGCCACGACCGGTCGCTGTGGCAGCGCGCGCTCCGGTATCTGACACGGTGA